In a genomic window of Streptomyces noursei ATCC 11455:
- a CDS encoding SPOR domain-containing protein, whose protein sequence is MTDNETALPWLVIRQDEGGNRYRVGRYATRAEAERVAERLDTRGNQRLYVVERVGQGAS, encoded by the coding sequence ATGACCGATAACGAGACCGCGCTGCCCTGGCTCGTCATCCGCCAGGACGAAGGCGGTAACCGCTATCGCGTCGGCCGCTATGCCACCCGAGCGGAGGCGGAGCGGGTCGCCGAGCGCCTGGACACCCGTGGCAATCAGCGGCTCTACGTGGTCGAGCGGGTCGGGCAGGGGGCCTCGTAA
- a CDS encoding GntR family transcriptional regulator, whose amino-acid sequence MPFGEQPAYLRVAGDLRQKIVDGVLAPHTRLPSQARIREEYGVSDTVALEARKVLMAEGLVEGRSGSGTYVREHPVPRRIARGGYHTLGCTPFRQEQTDERVRGTWESNSEQEAAGSAVAARLRIPVGARVMRTRYVFRAEGEPSMLSTSWEPLEITGRTPVMLPEEGPLAGRGVVERMAAIDVVVDNVVEEVGARPGLAEEAMALGGVPGHAVLVISRTYFAGGRPVETADVIALAARHRVAYHLPVK is encoded by the coding sequence GTGCCTTTCGGTGAGCAGCCCGCGTACCTCCGCGTCGCCGGTGACCTGCGTCAGAAGATCGTCGACGGGGTGCTGGCCCCGCACACCCGGCTCCCTTCCCAGGCCCGCATCCGTGAGGAGTACGGCGTCTCGGACACCGTCGCGCTGGAGGCGCGCAAGGTTCTGATGGCCGAGGGTCTGGTGGAGGGCCGGTCCGGGTCCGGGACGTATGTGCGGGAGCATCCGGTGCCGCGCCGGATCGCCCGCGGCGGCTACCACACCCTGGGGTGCACGCCGTTCCGCCAGGAGCAGACGGACGAGCGGGTGCGGGGCACCTGGGAGTCCAACAGTGAGCAGGAGGCGGCCGGTTCGGCGGTGGCGGCCCGGTTGCGGATCCCGGTGGGCGCCCGTGTGATGCGCACGCGGTACGTGTTCCGCGCGGAGGGGGAGCCGTCGATGCTCTCCACCTCCTGGGAGCCGCTGGAGATCACGGGGCGCACGCCGGTGATGCTGCCCGAGGAGGGCCCGCTGGCGGGGCGCGGGGTGGTCGAGCGGATGGCGGCCATCGACGTGGTGGTGGACAACGTCGTCGAGGAGGTCGGGGCGCGGCCGGGCCTGGCCGAGGAGGCGATGGCGCTGGGCGGGGTGCCGGGCCATGCGGTGCTGGTCATCTCGCGCACGTACTTCGCGGGCGGCCGGCCGGTCGAGACGGCGGACGTGATCGCGCTCGCGGCGCGCCATCGGGTGGCCTACCACCTGCCGGTGAAGTGA
- a CDS encoding APC family permease: MTTTKTTSAEQGSHSSNYRRSLGTIALTATGLGSIIGSGWLFGAERAAAIAGPAAIIAWVIGAVVALTIALTYTELGSMFPKAGGMVRYGQYSHGSLAGYLAAWANWIAIVSVIPGEATASVQYMSSWEFGWAKALYDGTELTGSGVAVASVLLIFYFFMNWFAVSLFAKTNTAITVFKVVVPILTAGALIFAHFDTSNIQRAGGFAPNGWSAVFSCVALSGIVWAYNGFQSPLNLAGEARNPGRSLPKAVAFSIVIALVIYLALQVAFLFAVPAADLSKGWGGLSYHSPLAELGLAWGLNWLALLLYADAFVSPSGTGMIYAATTSRMIQGVQENGHLPGVFGKVDAKTGIPRPALVLNLVVAFMFLAVFRGWGSLAEIVSVATVISYITGPVAVMGLRRLAPQMKRPVKLRAMPVIAPIAMIFGSLVLYWGKWPLTGKVIFIMAIGLPVWAWYEIVRPWRQGRSPLRELLPHLKAGAWMVVYLVVMAAVSYLGGKEFGGKGYLPPGLDLAVVAVIALAFYYWGVRSAWRNPSLVAVEAELAAEESAGEAEGDKAPTTA, translated from the coding sequence GTGACCACGACGAAGACGACGAGTGCGGAGCAGGGCTCGCACTCGTCGAATTACCGTCGGTCCCTCGGGACCATCGCCCTGACCGCCACTGGTCTCGGGTCCATCATCGGTTCCGGCTGGCTGTTCGGGGCCGAGCGCGCCGCCGCCATCGCCGGTCCGGCCGCGATCATCGCCTGGGTCATCGGCGCGGTCGTCGCCCTGACCATCGCGCTGACCTACACCGAGCTCGGCTCGATGTTCCCCAAGGCGGGCGGCATGGTCCGCTACGGCCAGTACTCGCACGGCTCGCTCGCGGGCTATCTGGCGGCCTGGGCCAACTGGATCGCCATCGTCTCGGTGATCCCGGGCGAGGCCACCGCCTCGGTCCAGTACATGAGCTCCTGGGAGTTCGGCTGGGCGAAGGCGCTGTACGACGGCACGGAGCTCACCGGCTCCGGTGTCGCGGTGGCCAGCGTCCTGCTGATCTTCTACTTCTTCATGAACTGGTTCGCGGTCTCGCTGTTCGCCAAGACCAACACCGCGATCACGGTCTTCAAGGTCGTGGTGCCGATCCTCACCGCGGGCGCCCTGATCTTCGCGCACTTCGACACCAGCAACATCCAGCGCGCCGGCGGCTTCGCCCCCAACGGCTGGAGCGCGGTCTTCAGCTGTGTGGCGCTCTCCGGCATCGTCTGGGCCTACAACGGCTTCCAGTCGCCGCTCAACCTCGCCGGTGAGGCGCGCAACCCGGGCCGTTCGCTGCCCAAGGCCGTCGCCTTCTCGATCGTCATCGCGCTGGTCATCTACCTCGCGCTGCAGGTCGCCTTCCTCTTCGCGGTGCCCGCCGCCGACCTGAGCAAGGGCTGGGGCGGTCTGTCCTACCACTCGCCGCTCGCCGAGCTGGGCCTCGCCTGGGGTCTGAACTGGCTGGCGCTGCTGCTGTACGCGGACGCGTTCGTCTCGCCGTCCGGCACGGGCATGATCTACGCCGCCACCACCTCGCGCATGATCCAGGGTGTCCAGGAGAACGGTCACCTGCCGGGCGTCTTCGGCAAGGTGGACGCCAAGACCGGCATTCCGCGCCCGGCGCTGGTGCTCAACCTCGTCGTCGCGTTCATGTTCCTCGCGGTCTTCCGCGGCTGGGGTTCGCTCGCCGAGATCGTCTCGGTCGCGACCGTCATCTCGTACATCACCGGGCCGGTCGCGGTGATGGGTCTGCGGCGGCTGGCGCCGCAGATGAAGCGGCCGGTGAAGCTGCGCGCCATGCCGGTCATCGCGCCGATCGCGATGATCTTCGGTTCGCTGGTCCTGTACTGGGGTAAGTGGCCGCTCACCGGCAAGGTCATCTTCATCATGGCCATCGGCCTGCCGGTCTGGGCGTGGTACGAGATCGTCCGGCCGTGGAGGCAGGGCCGCAGCCCGCTGCGGGAGCTGCTGCCGCACCTGAAGGCGGGCGCCTGGATGGTGGTCTACCTGGTGGTCATGGCGGCCGTCTCCTACCTGGGCGGCAAGGAGTTCGGCGGCAAGGGCTACCTGCCGCCGGGCCTCGACCTCGCGGTGGTCGCGGTGATCGCGCTCGCCTTCTACTACTGGGGCGTGCGCAGCGCCTGGCGCAACCCCTCGCTGGTCGCCGTCGAGGCCGAACTGGCCGCGGAGGAGAGCGCCGGGGAGGCCGAGGGCGACAAGGCCCCGACCACCGCCTGA
- a CDS encoding PIG-L deacetylase family protein, whose translation MPTENAAVSSLRPMPDDWQRALAVVAHPDDLEYGAAAAIAEWADAGREIRYLLVTRGEAGIDGLAPPACAAVREAEQRAAAAHVGAHTVEFLDGHRDGVIEAGTALRRDLAAAVRRHRPELLITLNHRDTWFGTQWNTPDHRVVGRAVLDAPADAGNRWIFPELTDAQGLAPWSGVRWTAVAGSPRPTHAAEVGPGIPRAVASLAAHTTYIKALTAPDQDPHAYARDFLDRSFARAAARHHGRPAVLFEVFGH comes from the coding sequence ATGCCGACCGAGAACGCCGCCGTCAGCTCCCTCCGGCCGATGCCCGACGACTGGCAGCGGGCACTGGCCGTCGTCGCCCACCCCGACGACCTCGAATACGGTGCGGCGGCCGCCATCGCCGAATGGGCCGACGCCGGCCGGGAGATCCGCTACCTCCTGGTCACCCGCGGCGAGGCCGGCATCGACGGCCTGGCGCCGCCCGCGTGCGCTGCGGTCCGCGAGGCCGAGCAGCGCGCCGCCGCGGCCCATGTCGGCGCGCACACCGTCGAGTTCCTCGACGGCCACCGGGACGGCGTGATCGAGGCCGGCACGGCGCTCCGCCGCGACCTGGCCGCCGCGGTCCGCCGACACCGCCCCGAGCTGCTGATCACCCTCAACCACCGCGACACCTGGTTCGGCACGCAGTGGAACACCCCCGACCACCGGGTGGTGGGCCGCGCCGTCCTGGACGCCCCGGCCGACGCCGGCAACCGCTGGATCTTCCCCGAACTCACCGACGCCCAGGGCCTCGCCCCCTGGTCCGGCGTCCGCTGGACCGCCGTGGCCGGCTCCCCGCGCCCCACCCACGCCGCCGAAGTGGGCCCCGGCATCCCCCGCGCCGTCGCCTCCCTGGCCGCCCACACCACCTACATCAAGGCGCTCACCGCCCCCGACCAGGACCCGCACGCCTACGCCCGCGACTTCCTCGACCGCTCCTTCGCCAGGGCCGCCGCCCGCCACCACGGCCGCCCCGCGGTCCTCTTCGAGGTGTTCGGGCACTAG
- a CDS encoding (deoxy)nucleoside triphosphate pyrophosphohydrolase, with the protein MTTVRVVVGGAVCERGRLLAARRSAPPALAGRWELPGGKVEDGETPEQALVRELREELGVDVAPVERIPGEWVLRPGFVLQVWTARLVSGRPETLQDHDELRWLRPGEEREVDWLDQDRPAVAEVMRRLGSRPAVGIPGARL; encoded by the coding sequence ATGACGACGGTGCGCGTAGTGGTGGGCGGTGCGGTGTGTGAGCGGGGGCGGTTGCTGGCCGCCCGACGGAGCGCGCCGCCCGCGTTGGCCGGCCGCTGGGAGCTGCCCGGCGGCAAGGTGGAGGACGGCGAGACGCCGGAGCAGGCGCTGGTCCGCGAGCTGCGCGAGGAGCTGGGCGTGGACGTCGCCCCCGTGGAGCGGATCCCGGGTGAGTGGGTGCTGCGGCCCGGCTTCGTGCTCCAGGTGTGGACCGCCCGGCTGGTCTCCGGCCGGCCGGAGACGCTCCAGGACCACGACGAGCTGCGCTGGCTGCGGCCCGGCGAGGAGCGCGAGGTGGACTGGCTGGACCAGGACCGCCCGGCGGTCGCCGAGGTGATGCGCCGGCTGGGCTCCAGGCCCGCGGTCGGGATCCCGGGCGCCCGGCTGTAG